From one Chryseobacterium sp. 3008163 genomic stretch:
- a CDS encoding FAD binding domain-containing protein, whose product MKPFTFEKAKNSAEALKLKISNRDFISGGTNIVDLLKKNIAQPDGMVDVSSALSSEIKWSEKSVNIGAMVRNTALTTNSDLLKNYPLITKAVLAGASPQIRNMASTAGNLLQRTRCPYFYDVTTPCNKRKKGSGCSALIGDNKMSAVVGYNDQCVAVHPSDLCISLSALDANVHGLTSKNEKFMIPFKDFYKLPENTPWLDNNLPQNALITHIEVPKNEFYKKYAYVKLRERTSYAFAMISVASALQMEGNTIKDARLASGGVAHKPWRWYEAEDYLKGKKASEEVFKKASEIATEKVKPLAHNGYKVPMLKGAIELALQNASKL is encoded by the coding sequence ATGAAACCATTTACATTTGAAAAAGCAAAAAATTCTGCTGAAGCTTTAAAATTAAAGATTTCAAACAGAGATTTTATATCAGGTGGAACTAATATTGTCGATCTTCTCAAGAAAAATATCGCACAACCCGACGGAATGGTTGATGTTTCATCGGCCTTGTCTAGCGAAATTAAATGGTCTGAAAAGTCAGTCAATATTGGAGCGATGGTTCGGAATACAGCATTAACTACAAATTCTGATTTACTGAAAAACTATCCCTTAATCACTAAAGCAGTTTTAGCGGGAGCTTCACCGCAAATCAGAAATATGGCAAGTACAGCAGGAAATCTCTTGCAGCGAACGAGATGTCCTTATTTTTATGATGTGACCACTCCATGCAACAAAAGGAAAAAAGGGAGTGGTTGTAGTGCTTTGATTGGGGATAATAAAATGAGTGCTGTTGTGGGTTACAATGACCAATGTGTTGCAGTTCATCCATCAGATTTATGTATTTCTCTAAGTGCGTTGGATGCCAATGTTCATGGACTTACTTCTAAAAACGAAAAGTTTATGATCCCATTTAAAGATTTCTACAAATTGCCGGAAAATACACCATGGTTAGATAATAATTTACCTCAAAACGCTTTAATCACTCATATTGAAGTTCCGAAAAATGAATTTTATAAAAAATATGCTTACGTAAAGTTACGTGAACGGACCTCTTACGCTTTTGCGATGATTTCTGTTGCATCAGCTTTGCAGATGGAAGGAAATACAATCAAAGATGCAAGACTAGCTTCAGGTGGTGTCGCTCACAAACCTTGGAGATGGTACGAAGCAGAAGATTATCTGAAAGGTAAAAAAGCGTCTGAAGAAGTGTTTAAAAAAGCCTCAGAAATCGCAACTGAAAAAGTAAAGCCTCTGGCTCATAACGGTTACAAAGTTCCGATGTTGAAGGGAGCTATCGAACTGGCTTTGCAAAATGCTTCCAAATTATAA
- a CDS encoding xanthine dehydrogenase family protein molybdopterin-binding subunit: protein MGFFDDETDFAMPIEGRVEGIAKVKGQGKYAAEYKVDNLCYGVLVTSEVASGTIKSINTDAAKQSEGLLDIISHLKKPLVPGFSDETKIKESKFGLPVFHTDKIYFKGQPIALVIAETLEEATYAASLVKVEYTTAPFEVDFNQAKNKVELKPAGKERGDEKSWSNSAFTIDQQYNIAAEIHNPMEMHATIAHWYAEDKLRLHDKNQGVNGVQKTFSGLFGIPTDNIQVISEFVGGGFGSGLKVWPHALVATLGAKQVNRPVKLMLTRPQMFHSVGYRPASWQRIKLGANQDGKITGVVHQAKNGCAIYDSFSDGITRVTRLIYQFDNLKTENAVVPLNLSAPTWMRGPGDCTGDFAVESALDELSYQLKMDPVELRYKNLAIEKNPETGLPWSTNFLKEAIEKGAKMISWNLRKPTPPATTEGDWKIGYGMAVGMWNAGRNKAGAGIKMTKDGNVVLQTAMTDIGTGTGTGMVNIMHERSGISRNKIKIELGNSDLPPAGSQGGSTGLSSISGAVAAVCDALKLKLAEYASVSNQKFQNASVADIILSDKGISFQKEGDNFLSYHDIFSKNNLNLIEVDASSEAGEERKKFSFCSSAAHFCKVKVNTKTGKVVVDKMVVVVDGGKIINQKPAANQISGAAVGGIGMALMEKMSVDERLGSLIANDLAGYHFPVNADAPIIEVAFINKPDLNLNPSGAKGLGEVGIIGAAPALANAIYNATGKRFRNLPITPDQFF from the coding sequence ATGGGATTTTTTGACGATGAAACTGATTTTGCAATGCCTATTGAAGGTCGTGTAGAAGGAATTGCAAAGGTAAAAGGGCAAGGGAAATATGCCGCCGAATATAAAGTAGACAACCTCTGTTATGGCGTTTTGGTGACGAGTGAAGTCGCATCAGGAACGATCAAATCGATCAACACAGATGCTGCAAAACAGTCTGAAGGATTACTTGATATTATTTCTCACCTGAAAAAACCTTTAGTTCCGGGATTTTCGGATGAAACAAAGATAAAAGAATCAAAATTCGGACTTCCGGTTTTCCATACCGATAAGATTTATTTTAAAGGGCAACCTATTGCTTTAGTAATTGCTGAAACTCTGGAAGAAGCGACTTACGCCGCATCTTTAGTTAAAGTAGAATATACAACCGCACCGTTTGAAGTCGATTTTAATCAGGCTAAAAATAAGGTCGAATTAAAACCTGCCGGAAAGGAAAGAGGCGATGAAAAAAGTTGGAGCAATTCAGCATTTACGATAGACCAACAATATAATATTGCAGCGGAAATTCACAATCCAATGGAAATGCATGCAACGATTGCACATTGGTACGCAGAAGATAAATTAAGACTACACGATAAAAATCAGGGAGTTAACGGCGTGCAGAAAACTTTTTCCGGACTGTTCGGAATTCCTACAGATAATATACAAGTCATCAGCGAGTTTGTAGGTGGCGGATTTGGTTCTGGTTTAAAAGTGTGGCCTCATGCTCTAGTTGCAACTTTGGGAGCTAAACAAGTGAACAGGCCCGTCAAGTTGATGCTGACAAGGCCTCAGATGTTTCACTCTGTGGGCTACAGACCTGCATCTTGGCAGAGAATAAAGTTAGGTGCCAATCAGGATGGTAAAATCACAGGAGTTGTGCATCAGGCGAAAAATGGTTGTGCTATTTATGATTCTTTTAGCGATGGAATAACAAGAGTGACGAGATTGATCTATCAGTTTGACAATCTTAAAACTGAAAATGCAGTCGTTCCGTTAAATCTCAGTGCACCAACATGGATGCGTGGTCCCGGCGACTGTACTGGCGATTTTGCAGTCGAATCTGCTTTAGATGAATTGAGTTATCAGTTGAAAATGGATCCTGTTGAACTTAGATATAAAAATTTAGCCATCGAAAAAAATCCGGAAACGGGATTGCCTTGGTCTACGAATTTTCTGAAAGAAGCCATAGAAAAAGGTGCCAAAATGATCAGCTGGAATTTACGCAAACCTACACCGCCAGCAACTACTGAAGGTGATTGGAAAATTGGCTACGGAATGGCAGTCGGAATGTGGAATGCCGGACGAAACAAAGCCGGAGCAGGAATTAAGATGACCAAAGATGGAAATGTCGTTTTACAAACCGCAATGACCGACATCGGAACTGGAACTGGAACAGGAATGGTGAATATTATGCATGAGCGATCCGGTATTTCACGAAATAAAATAAAAATTGAATTAGGAAATTCAGATTTACCACCTGCTGGAAGTCAGGGCGGAAGTACAGGTTTATCATCAATCAGTGGAGCTGTGGCTGCAGTTTGTGACGCATTAAAATTAAAGCTTGCTGAATATGCTTCTGTGTCAAATCAAAAATTTCAAAATGCTTCAGTTGCAGATATCATACTTTCAGACAAAGGCATTTCTTTTCAGAAAGAAGGTGATAATTTCCTTTCTTATCATGATATTTTCAGTAAAAATAATTTAAATCTAATTGAAGTAGATGCTTCATCAGAAGCGGGTGAAGAGAGGAAGAAGTTTTCTTTTTGTTCGTCAGCAGCACATTTTTGCAAGGTTAAAGTAAATACCAAAACAGGAAAAGTAGTCGTTGATAAAATGGTTGTCGTTGTAGATGGTGGGAAAATCATTAATCAAAAACCGGCTGCCAATCAAATTTCCGGCGCTGCAGTTGGTGGAATCGGCATGGCTTTGATGGAAAAAATGTCGGTTGATGAAAGACTAGGAAGTCTTATTGCCAACGATTTGGCTGGATATCACTTCCCTGTCAATGCAGACGCACCAATAATTGAAGTTGCGTTTATCAATAAACCTGATTTAAATCTTAACCCAAGCGGAGCAAAAGGTTTGGGTGAAGTAGGAATTATTGGAGCTGCCCCGGCGCTTGCCAATGCAATCTATAATGCAACCGGAAAACGTTTCAGGAATTTACCGATTACTCCGGATCAGTTTTTTTAG
- a CDS encoding DUF421 domain-containing protein has translation MFLNFSWKEFFLGGEEWVFLLEIILRTIIMFLTIIIGLRVLGKRGVKQLSVFELVVIIGLGSAAGDPMFYKDVGIMSSIIVFVVIILVYSLLTYLIGRFKKFENLLEGKPIFLIQDGVFLVDNFKKENLGSDEFFSELRLKGISHLGQIETAIEETSGDISVFFYDEKDIKFGLPVMPHSLDYPLKNISKEGHYSCTFCGYTEEKQVGNAGTCKNCSKENWVEASYKKRIT, from the coding sequence ATGTTTTTAAATTTTAGCTGGAAAGAATTTTTTTTGGGCGGCGAAGAATGGGTTTTTCTGCTTGAAATTATTTTACGTACCATCATCATGTTTCTTACCATTATTATTGGTTTAAGGGTTTTAGGGAAAAGAGGGGTTAAACAATTATCTGTTTTTGAGCTGGTCGTTATTATCGGGTTGGGTTCTGCAGCTGGAGATCCTATGTTTTATAAAGATGTGGGAATCATGTCTTCGATTATTGTTTTCGTTGTCATTATTTTGGTTTACAGTCTGTTAACTTATCTTATCGGAAGGTTTAAAAAGTTTGAAAATTTACTTGAAGGAAAACCGATATTTCTCATACAAGACGGTGTCTTTTTAGTTGATAATTTCAAAAAAGAAAATTTGGGTAGCGACGAATTTTTTTCTGAATTACGATTGAAAGGAATTTCACATTTGGGTCAGATAGAAACAGCTATTGAAGAGACTTCTGGAGATATCAGTGTGTTTTTTTATGATGAAAAAGATATCAAGTTTGGCCTGCCGGTAATGCCGCATTCTTTAGATTATCCTTTAAAAAATATTTCGAAAGAAGGTCATTACTCTTGTACATTTTGCGGATATACAGAAGAAAAACAAGTCGGAAATGCCGGAACCTGCAAAAATTGCAGTAAAGAAAATTGGGTGGAAGCGAGCTATAAAAAAAGAATAACCTAA
- a CDS encoding RNA polymerase sigma factor, producing MQVLNFEEIYHDYWKKIFRLCMGYVNDNDAAKDLCQETFVAVFQQLPKFRQEAAVGTWIYRIATNICLRQINIEKRMPRSELPSEIRDNSEKDNKLEQDKITDFLYQCISELPELDRIIISLELEEMKQAEIAEVVGISPANVRVKIHRIKEKLTLKFKNYANR from the coding sequence ATGCAGGTTTTAAACTTTGAAGAAATATACCACGATTATTGGAAGAAGATATTTCGTCTTTGTATGGGTTATGTGAATGATAATGATGCGGCAAAAGATCTTTGTCAGGAAACATTTGTGGCAGTTTTCCAGCAATTGCCCAAATTCAGGCAGGAAGCTGCAGTCGGAACATGGATTTATAGAATTGCTACTAACATTTGCTTAAGACAGATCAATATCGAAAAACGAATGCCCAGAAGTGAACTTCCTTCTGAGATCAGAGACAATTCCGAAAAGGATAACAAACTAGAACAGGATAAAATAACAGATTTTCTTTACCAATGCATCTCAGAATTACCAGAATTGGACAGAATCATCATCTCTCTGGAACTGGAAGAAATGAAACAGGCTGAAATTGCTGAAGTCGTAGGAATTTCGCCAGCCAATGTCAGAGTCAAAATACACAGAATCAAAGAAAAATTAACCCTAAAATTTAAGAATTATGCAAACAGATAA
- a CDS encoding response regulator, with product MNKKKILIFDDDKVILEVISIIFEEGGYDVEISETSHDIIQKVSQFQPDVILMDNWIPNIGGVEATKLLKSHEEYKNIPVIYVTANNDIVALAKSAQADDYVAKPFNLEDLEEKVAKHIKN from the coding sequence ATGAACAAGAAGAAAATTTTGATTTTCGATGATGATAAAGTGATTCTTGAGGTGATCAGCATCATTTTTGAAGAAGGCGGCTATGACGTTGAGATTTCAGAAACGTCGCACGACATCATACAAAAGGTTTCACAGTTTCAGCCGGACGTTATTTTGATGGACAATTGGATCCCAAATATTGGTGGCGTTGAAGCAACGAAACTTTTGAAAAGTCATGAAGAATACAAAAACATTCCTGTAATCTATGTAACTGCCAATAACGATATTGTGGCTTTAGCAAAAAGTGCACAGGCAGACGATTATGTTGCAAAACCTTTTAATCTTGAGGATTTAGAGGAGAAAGTGGCAAAACATATTAAAAATTGA
- a CDS encoding chemotaxis protein CheB — protein MKTQMSHTELIVIGGSAGSLQVIMEMIKKLDENMNFPIVLVVHRKAYSTSILPTLLQQFTSMKVIEIEDKTELQKNEIYIVPADYHLLFESKNTVSLDSSEKMNYSRPSIDVTFKSAAETFGESVIGVLLSGASADGVEGLKYIKKNKGKVWIQNPETAEVDYMPKQAVEKINYDLLFESKDLAELINQL, from the coding sequence ATGAAAACACAAATGAGCCATACTGAATTAATAGTCATCGGAGGATCTGCGGGAAGTCTTCAGGTGATTATGGAAATGATCAAAAAGCTAGATGAAAATATGAACTTTCCGATTGTTTTGGTTGTTCATAGAAAAGCCTACTCAACGAGTATTCTGCCGACTTTATTGCAGCAATTTACTTCAATGAAAGTGATTGAAATTGAAGATAAAACAGAGCTGCAGAAGAATGAAATTTACATCGTTCCTGCTGATTATCATTTGTTGTTTGAAAGTAAAAATACAGTATCACTCGACAGTTCAGAAAAGATGAATTACTCGCGTCCGTCAATTGATGTGACTTTCAAATCTGCAGCTGAAACATTTGGTGAAAGTGTTATCGGAGTTTTGCTTTCAGGAGCCAGTGCAGATGGAGTGGAAGGTTTAAAATATATTAAAAAAAATAAAGGAAAAGTCTGGATTCAAAATCCGGAAACTGCTGAAGTTGATTACATGCCGAAGCAGGCAGTTGAAAAGATAAATTACGATTTGCTGTTTGAATCTAAAGACTTAGCAGAGTTAATTAATCAGCTATAA
- a CDS encoding CheR family methyltransferase — MLEPSIVKDEEIEFLIKDVYDLYGYDFSLYSRASFKRRVNRICLIDRFTSFAELRYTVLNDPDYLKHFIEEITVNVTEMFRDPYFFKKLREEILPQLGTYPLIRIWVAGCSTGEEAYSMAILLKEANLYHKCLIYGTDINPSVLETARSGVFPMHQMKVYSENYMLSGGKEDFSDYYTANYDSVRFDKSLQEKLILSTHNLVSDSSFNSFQLIICRNVLIYFEKALQERVFNLFDASLENLGYLALGSKETLRFSNLDKSYHQIEDQKIWKKVDHQ, encoded by the coding sequence ATGCTGGAGCCAAGTATCGTAAAGGACGAAGAAATCGAATTTCTGATCAAAGATGTGTACGACCTGTACGGATACGATTTTTCTTTGTACAGCAGAGCATCGTTCAAAAGACGTGTCAACCGGATATGTCTGATTGACCGTTTTACCAGCTTTGCAGAATTGCGCTATACGGTTCTAAATGATCCGGATTATCTCAAGCACTTCATCGAAGAAATTACGGTAAATGTGACGGAAATGTTTCGTGATCCTTATTTTTTCAAAAAATTGAGAGAAGAAATTTTGCCACAGTTGGGAACTTATCCTTTGATCAGAATTTGGGTTGCAGGTTGTTCTACTGGCGAAGAAGCATATTCGATGGCGATTTTGTTGAAAGAAGCTAACTTATATCATAAATGTTTGATTTATGGAACTGATATTAATCCTTCGGTTTTAGAAACGGCAAGATCAGGTGTTTTTCCGATGCATCAGATGAAAGTGTATTCTGAAAACTATATGCTTTCTGGCGGAAAAGAAGATTTTTCAGATTATTACACGGCCAATTACGACAGCGTAAGATTTGATAAAAGTCTGCAGGAAAAACTGATTCTATCGACGCATAATCTGGTTTCAGACAGCTCGTTCAACAGCTTTCAGTTGATTATTTGCAGAAATGTTTTGATTTATTTTGAAAAAGCTTTGCAGGAACGTGTTTTCAACCTTTTTGATGCCAGTTTAGAAAATTTAGGATATCTCGCTTTAGGTTCAAAAGAAACTTTACGTTTTTCCAATTTAGATAAATCATATCATCAGATTGAAGACCAGAAAATCTGGAAAAAAGTAGATCACCAATAG
- a CDS encoding response regulator, with protein MKKKILIVDDDPRNIFALKLTLKARGFQMETSTMAQEAIQILKDNPSIDLVLMDMMMPEMDGYEAVKIIRQTPSIQHIPVIAVTAQAMEEDRQKCLDAGAQDYVKKPIDVDKLLIAIEKLS; from the coding sequence ATGAAAAAGAAAATTTTGATAGTGGATGATGATCCACGTAATATATTTGCTCTAAAATTAACATTAAAAGCCCGCGGTTTTCAGATGGAAACTTCTACAATGGCGCAGGAAGCGATTCAGATTTTAAAAGATAATCCCAGCATTGATTTGGTGTTAATGGATATGATGATGCCTGAAATGGATGGCTACGAAGCTGTGAAAATTATTCGTCAAACGCCATCAATACAACATATTCCGGTAATTGCAGTCACTGCTCAGGCAATGGAAGAAGACCGTCAGAAATGTCTGGATGCCGGAGCTCAGGATTATGTGAAAAAGCCGATTGATGTTGATAAATTATTAATAGCTATAGAAAAACTGTCTTAA
- a CDS encoding response regulator, whose product MPKKVIRNLQFGIGFSLLILIASSVASYLSIQNQMQHRESVSKSRRSVTAVKDVLIALLDAETGNRGYQLTGKESFLDPYNRSLEAYSQSIEKAKSLDITETSQLARLKDLEKNVDGNIKNLKLFVENRRKGIAMTQEQIEMSKLYMDKCRALVQDFVQFEENGLEKKNKDLDRSSNTTVLFIVFSSLAAMIVTIFFYVKLRNDLIRRDKLEKELKAKDIEISKRVNVIQQVANRVSNGDYNQRVEDEYDGDLGDLVDSLNHMTDSLKISFDKINKSDWRQKGLALLNESLVGNKSVKQVTNDALSQLIDYGNCINGAIYLMDDGKLKLSSSFGLENSMKQIFESGEGMVGQVFAQKKPKAFNDLNENDFAVTFASSKVKINAILLVPVMSDRLTIGVLEVSSNENFDQYKIDYFVESSRNIAMALRSAKSREKEQRLLEETQAQSEELQVQHSELENLNTELEAQTQKLQASEEELKVQQEELMQTNTELEERSKLLEEKNQLIAERNIEIQRKAEELALSTQYKSEFLANMSHELRTPLNSILLLSRLMAENPDENLNEDQIESAKVIQSSGSSLLTLIDEILDLAKIESGKMSLEYQDVVIDEVVKDLKNLMNPLVKEKGIEFNINIEDDLAKTLETDRLRLDQVLRNLLSNALKFTKEGSVNLNIKKDPKNKDFIIFSVKDTGIGIPEDKQKIIFEAFQQADGSTQRKFGGTGLGLSISREIAKLLGGYLDLKSKVNEGSEFSLIIPISESLKGNQIASTGNSDQNLVDVILEDVEEIKQIIDYQENEIETVFKHLEIPEDVDDDRNNISEGDKVILIVEDDTNFAIALLKFARMQNYKGVVVVRGDLALSAAMQYRPAAILLDVQLPVKDGWKVMDELKSNSQTKPIPVHMMSSLHVKKESLMKGAIDFINKPVAMEQMTDVFKKIEDALKKSPQKVLIVEENAKHASALSYFLSNFDISLSVEDNVEDSVRAFNKDGVDCVILDIGANRRNAYKIIESIKSYEGLENLPIIIFTERNLSTSEELQIKQYADSIVVKTAHSYQRILDEVGLFLHLVEEKNSSVETIRNKTLGSLTEVLSGKKILITDDDVRNIFSLTKALEKYKVEVVLAMDGVQALEQIKEHPDVDVVLMDMMMPNMDGYETIQEIRKMPKFRRLPIIAVTAKSMIGDRDKCIEAGASDYITKPVDIDQLLSLLRVWLYES is encoded by the coding sequence ATGCCGAAAAAAGTGATAAGAAACCTCCAGTTCGGAATTGGATTTTCTCTATTAATTTTAATTGCGAGTTCGGTCGCATCATACTTAAGCATCCAAAATCAGATGCAGCACCGCGAAAGCGTTTCTAAAAGCAGAAGATCAGTTACCGCTGTGAAAGACGTTCTAATCGCACTTTTAGATGCTGAAACCGGAAACCGTGGCTATCAGCTGACCGGAAAAGAAAGTTTTCTTGATCCTTACAACCGAAGCTTAGAAGCATATTCTCAGTCGATAGAAAAGGCAAAATCGCTGGATATCACAGAGACTTCTCAGTTGGCTCGTCTTAAAGATTTGGAGAAAAATGTTGATGGGAATATCAAGAACCTTAAGCTTTTTGTTGAGAACAGAAGAAAAGGGATTGCGATGACGCAGGAGCAGATTGAAATGAGCAAATTGTACATGGATAAATGCCGAGCTCTCGTTCAGGACTTTGTACAGTTCGAGGAAAACGGACTTGAGAAAAAAAATAAAGATCTTGACAGATCATCCAACACAACTGTTCTGTTTATTGTTTTTTCATCTTTGGCAGCAATGATCGTAACAATCTTTTTCTATGTTAAATTGCGTAATGATTTGATTCGTAGAGATAAACTAGAAAAAGAATTAAAGGCGAAAGATATTGAAATTTCAAAACGAGTAAATGTTATTCAACAAGTTGCGAACAGAGTTTCTAACGGTGATTACAACCAAAGAGTGGAAGATGAATACGACGGAGATTTGGGTGATCTAGTAGATTCATTAAATCATATGACTGATTCTCTGAAAATATCTTTTGATAAAATAAATAAAAGCGATTGGAGGCAGAAAGGCTTGGCTTTGTTAAATGAATCTTTGGTCGGAAATAAATCGGTGAAGCAGGTTACTAATGACGCTCTCAGCCAATTGATCGATTATGGAAACTGTATCAACGGTGCTATTTATCTGATGGATGATGGAAAATTGAAGTTGAGCAGCTCGTTCGGTTTAGAAAACAGTATGAAGCAGATCTTCGAGTCTGGGGAAGGAATGGTAGGGCAGGTTTTTGCACAGAAAAAACCGAAAGCATTCAATGATTTAAATGAAAATGATTTTGCAGTCACTTTTGCAAGCAGTAAAGTGAAAATCAATGCTATTTTATTGGTTCCCGTAATGTCTGACCGTTTGACGATTGGAGTTTTGGAAGTAAGTTCAAATGAAAACTTTGATCAGTACAAAATCGATTATTTTGTAGAAAGTTCCAGAAATATCGCCATGGCTTTACGATCTGCAAAAAGTCGTGAGAAAGAACAGCGTTTATTGGAGGAAACTCAGGCTCAGTCGGAAGAATTGCAGGTTCAACATTCAGAACTGGAAAATCTGAATACAGAACTCGAAGCACAGACTCAAAAATTACAGGCTTCAGAAGAAGAACTGAAAGTGCAGCAGGAAGAACTGATGCAAACCAATACCGAACTAGAAGAGCGCTCAAAATTACTGGAAGAAAAAAATCAGCTGATTGCTGAAAGAAATATTGAAATTCAGAGAAAAGCTGAGGAATTAGCTTTAAGTACGCAGTATAAGTCTGAGTTCCTTGCAAATATGTCGCATGAACTTCGAACGCCTTTAAATTCAATTCTTCTTTTGTCACGTTTGATGGCTGAAAATCCTGATGAAAACCTAAATGAAGATCAGATTGAATCCGCAAAAGTGATTCAAAGTTCAGGAAGCAGTTTACTGACTTTGATTGACGAAATTTTAGATTTAGCTAAGATAGAATCTGGGAAAATGTCTTTGGAATATCAGGATGTTGTGATTGATGAAGTCGTAAAAGATTTGAAAAATTTAATGAATCCTTTGGTTAAAGAAAAAGGAATTGAATTTAATATCAACATTGAAGATGATTTAGCTAAGACCTTAGAAACAGATCGTCTGCGTTTGGATCAGGTTTTGAGAAATCTTCTATCGAACGCTTTGAAATTTACAAAAGAAGGAAGCGTAAATTTAAACATTAAAAAAGATCCTAAAAATAAAGATTTCATTATTTTCTCTGTAAAAGACACAGGAATCGGAATCCCGGAAGACAAGCAGAAAATTATTTTTGAAGCGTTCCAACAAGCTGACGGATCTACACAACGTAAATTTGGAGGAACCGGTTTAGGATTATCTATCAGCCGTGAAATTGCCAAATTGCTAGGCGGTTATTTAGATTTAAAAAGTAAAGTCAACGAAGGAAGCGAGTTCAGTTTGATCATTCCAATAAGCGAAAGTCTGAAAGGAAATCAGATTGCTTCAACTGGAAATTCAGATCAGAATTTAGTGGATGTCATTTTAGAAGATGTTGAAGAAATCAAGCAGATTATTGATTATCAGGAAAATGAAATTGAAACGGTATTCAAGCACTTGGAAATTCCAGAAGATGTTGATGATGACCGAAATAACATTTCAGAAGGTGATAAGGTAATATTGATCGTTGAAGACGATACCAATTTTGCCATCGCATTACTAAAGTTTGCCAGAATGCAAAATTACAAAGGTGTTGTGGTTGTGAGAGGCGATCTAGCGTTATCTGCAGCGATGCAATACCGTCCTGCAGCAATTTTATTAGACGTTCAGCTTCCTGTAAAAGATGGCTGGAAGGTAATGGACGAGTTGAAATCTAATTCTCAGACAAAACCAATTCCTGTACACATGATGTCGTCCCTTCATGTGAAGAAGGAAAGTTTGATGAAAGGAGCAATTGATTTCATTAATAAACCTGTTGCGATGGAACAGATGACAGATGTTTTCAAAAAAATTGAAGATGCCCTTAAAAAATCACCGCAGAAAGTTCTAATTGTTGAAGAAAATGCCAAGCATGCAAGTGCTCTTTCTTATTTCCTGAGCAATTTTGATATTTCGTTGTCGGTAGAAGATAATGTGGAAGACAGTGTAAGAGCTTTCAACAAAGATGGAGTGGACTGTGTAATCCTTGATATTGGAGCAAACAGGAGAAACGCTTACAAAATTATTGAGTCGATTAAAAGCTATGAAGGTTTAGAAAATCTGCCAATCATTATTTTCACAGAACGAAATTTATCAACTTCTGAAGAATTACAAATCAAGCAATATGCTGATTCTATTGTTGTTAAAACAGCACATTCTTATCAGAGAATTCTAGATGAAGTCGGTTTGTTTTTACATTTGGTTGAAGAAAAAAACAGCTCAGTAGAAACTATCAGAAATAAAACTTTAGGTTCATTAACAGAAGTTTTGAGCGGTAAAAAAATACTGATTACCGATGATGATGTCCGCAATATATTCTCATTAACGAAAGCTTTAGAGAAATATAAAGTGGAAGTTGTTTTGGCAATGGATGGCGTTCAGGCTTTAGAGCAAATCAAAGAACATCCTGATGTAGACGTAGTTTTGATGGATATGATGATGCCGAATATGGATGGCTACGAAACCATTCAGGAAATCAGAAAAATGCCGAAGTTCAGAAGACTTCCAATCATTGCTGTAACGGCAAAATCGATGATTGGTGACCGTGACAAGTGTATTGAAGCGGGCGCATCAGATTATATCACAAAACCTGTAGATATCGATCAGTTGCTGTCTCTGTTGCGTGTTTGGTTGTATGAAAGTTAA